The following coding sequences are from one Pocillopora verrucosa isolate sample1 chromosome 5, ASM3666991v2, whole genome shotgun sequence window:
- the LOC136281274 gene encoding uncharacterized protein isoform X2: MDNSVPDTKMTTRKRDRNEIFSMCSSTLSVISIVLGLTLFARIETVARDLRTMDAKFSPQIQQIRDVLKESSASSHGRENFDTSNAIRYKVPVVRRSVDTVNGNESINLYDLGEAIKRYVRSITKGHVCQSPNRVCVAGSPGPIGARGLPGKRGPKGVRGRNGTRGVVGPPGGPGKQGIKGDIGPEGINGEKGIPGTPGQPGAKGEPGESISVPEVTVSPTSHTVIENQTATFYCSANGNPTPTVTWSRTGDTEPIASPHNKLEITEATYDDSRNYVCTAKSILGEVQKQVKLFVEVPPRFTETPNRVIKVRRGTNAFVSGQAFGFPSPEIDWSRGLVPLPQGRTSVSNGTLHISHFNPKDSEFRAVFTNRGASGRFGPTSLGSHYAYQHHDGQVTLSSGIQQWTVPYTGDYIIEAMGAAGGYDTNPNSTQYRGKGARMIGTFRLNKGEVIQILVGQEGVLNKVGHSNGGGGGTFVVRGAKTPLIIAGGGGGTESAHSRHSGCDASTGSSGNPGYKSWSGGSNGHGAQTADADNSGGGGGGFYSSGRSSKQFGGTMGKGGEGGKGFLQGGVGGRARHYNAVGGFGGGGGAYGTGGGAGGGGGYSGGSSGNNVGNSCGGGGGSYNAGKNQQNECCYQSSGHGQVIITLL, from the exons GTGTTGGGTCTTACTCTGTTTGCGAGAATAGAAACTGTCGCCCGGGACTTGAGGACAATGGACGCGAAATTCTCGCCGCAAATTCAGCAAATCCGAGACGTTCTAAAAGAAAGTTCAGCTTCTTCCCACGGGAGAGAAAACTTTGACACATCAAATG cgATCCGATACAAAGTTCCAGTTGTTCGTCGCAGCGTGGATACAGTCAACGGCAATGAATCAATTAACCTCTATGACCTTGGAGAGGCTATCAAGAGATACGTGCGATCGATTACGAAAGGACATGTCTGTCAAAGTCCAAACAGGGTTTGCGTGGCAGGGTCCCCCGGACCAATAGGAGCTCGAGGTCTTCCTGGAAAGAGAGGGCCCAAAGGAGTTAGGGGAAGAAATGGAACGCGAGGAGTTGTGGGACCTCCAGGAGGACCGGGAAAGCAAGGTATCAAGGGAGATATTGGCCCTGAAGGAATCAACggagaaaaag GAATCCCAGGGACACCTGGACAACCAGGAGCTAAAGGTGAACCAGGGGAGTCCATATCTGTACCAGAGGTGACTGTATCACCAACTTCACACACTGTTATTGAAAACCAAACTGCTACGTTTTATTGCTCGGCTAATGGCAATCCAACGCCCACCGTCACCTGGAGTAGAACAGGAGATACGGAACCAATTGCAAGCCCACATAATAAGTTAGAAATCACAGAAGCTACGTATGATGACTCGAGAAATTATGTTTGCACAGCTAAGAGCATATTGGGTGAGGTGCAAAAGCAGGTGAAGCTCTTTGTGGAAG TTCCTCCACGATTCACTGAAACTCCAAACAGAGTTATTAAAGTCAGAAGAGGTACAAACGCATTTGTTTCTGGCCAAGCGTTTGGATTTCCTTCGCCAGAAATAGATTGGTCAAGAGGACTTGTCCCGTTACCACAAGGTCGAACAAGTGTCAGCAATGGAACTCTCCACATATCACACTTTAATCCTAAAGATTCTG AGTTTAGGGCCGTCTTTACCAACCGTGGTGCGAGTGGAAGATTTGGTCCAACATCGCTTGGTAGTCATTACGCTTATCAGcatcatgacggacaagttacactgtccagcggtattcaacagtggactgtgccgTACACTGGTGACTACATAATAGAAGCAATGGGAGCAGCTGGAGGGTATGATACAAACCCTAACAGTACTCAGTACCGAGGAAAAGGAGCAAGGATGATTGGAACATTCCGCTTAAACAAGGGTGAAGTTATTCAAATACTTGTCGGTCAAGAAGGAGTATTAAACAAGGTGGGTCATTCTAAtggaggtggtggaggtacatttgtagtaagAGGAGCCAAGACACCTTTGATCATAGCCGGGGGTGGAGGAGGCACAGAATCTGCACATTCAAGACATTCAGGATGTGATGCTAGTACTGGTTCATCGGGAAATCCTGGCTACAAGTCATGGTCAGGGGGGAGCAATGGACATGGTGCACAGACTGCTGATGCTGATAATTCCG GTGGCGGCGGCGGAGGTTTCTACTCCAGTGGCAGAAGTTCAAAGCAGTTTGGGGGTACTATGGGAAAAGGTGGAGAAGGTGGTAAAGGATTTCtccagggaggggtgggaggtagAGCCAGGCATTACAATGCTGTTGGTGGATttggtggaggtggaggtgCTTATGGAACTGGAGGAGGTgcaggaggaggaggaggatactCTGGAGGAAGCAGTGGAAATAACGTGGGTAATTCTTGTGGAGGCGGTGGAGGATCATATAATGCTGGTAAAAATCAACAAAACGAATGTTGCTATCAATCATCTGGCCATGGTCAGGTGATCATAACCTTACTGTAA
- the LOC136281274 gene encoding uncharacterized protein isoform X1, whose amino-acid sequence MDNSVPDTKMTTRKRDRNEIFSMCSSTLSVISIVLGLTLFARIETVARDLRTMDAKFSPQIQQIRDVLKESSASSHGRENFDTSNAIRYKVPVVRRSVDTVNGNESINLYDLGEAIKRYVRSITKGHVCQSPNRVCVAGSPGPIGARGLPGKRGPKGVRGRNGTRGVVGPPGGPGKQGIKGDIGPEGINGEKGIPGTPGQPGAKGEPGESISVPEVTVSPTSHTVIENQTATFYCSANGNPTPTVTWSRTGDTEPIASPHNKLEITEATYDDSRNYVCTAKSILGEVQKQVKLFVEVPPRFTETPNRVIKVRRGTNAFVSGQAFGFPSPEIDWSRGLVPLPQGRTSVSNGTLHISHFNPKDSGTYQCTASNKLGSINALTTLYYFNVEFRAVFTNRGASGRFGPTSLGSHYAYQHHDGQVTLSSGIQQWTVPYTGDYIIEAMGAAGGYDTNPNSTQYRGKGARMIGTFRLNKGEVIQILVGQEGVLNKVGHSNGGGGGTFVVRGAKTPLIIAGGGGGTESAHSRHSGCDASTGSSGNPGYKSWSGGSNGHGAQTADADNSGGGGGGFYSSGRSSKQFGGTMGKGGEGGKGFLQGGVGGRARHYNAVGGFGGGGGAYGTGGGAGGGGGYSGGSSGNNVGNSCGGGGGSYNAGKNQQNECCYQSSGHGQVIITLL is encoded by the exons GTGTTGGGTCTTACTCTGTTTGCGAGAATAGAAACTGTCGCCCGGGACTTGAGGACAATGGACGCGAAATTCTCGCCGCAAATTCAGCAAATCCGAGACGTTCTAAAAGAAAGTTCAGCTTCTTCCCACGGGAGAGAAAACTTTGACACATCAAATG cgATCCGATACAAAGTTCCAGTTGTTCGTCGCAGCGTGGATACAGTCAACGGCAATGAATCAATTAACCTCTATGACCTTGGAGAGGCTATCAAGAGATACGTGCGATCGATTACGAAAGGACATGTCTGTCAAAGTCCAAACAGGGTTTGCGTGGCAGGGTCCCCCGGACCAATAGGAGCTCGAGGTCTTCCTGGAAAGAGAGGGCCCAAAGGAGTTAGGGGAAGAAATGGAACGCGAGGAGTTGTGGGACCTCCAGGAGGACCGGGAAAGCAAGGTATCAAGGGAGATATTGGCCCTGAAGGAATCAACggagaaaaag GAATCCCAGGGACACCTGGACAACCAGGAGCTAAAGGTGAACCAGGGGAGTCCATATCTGTACCAGAGGTGACTGTATCACCAACTTCACACACTGTTATTGAAAACCAAACTGCTACGTTTTATTGCTCGGCTAATGGCAATCCAACGCCCACCGTCACCTGGAGTAGAACAGGAGATACGGAACCAATTGCAAGCCCACATAATAAGTTAGAAATCACAGAAGCTACGTATGATGACTCGAGAAATTATGTTTGCACAGCTAAGAGCATATTGGGTGAGGTGCAAAAGCAGGTGAAGCTCTTTGTGGAAG TTCCTCCACGATTCACTGAAACTCCAAACAGAGTTATTAAAGTCAGAAGAGGTACAAACGCATTTGTTTCTGGCCAAGCGTTTGGATTTCCTTCGCCAGAAATAGATTGGTCAAGAGGACTTGTCCCGTTACCACAAGGTCGAACAAGTGTCAGCAATGGAACTCTCCACATATCACACTTTAATCCTAAAGATTCTGGTACGTACCAATGTACCGCGTCCAACAAGCTGGGATCTATCAATGCTTTGACAACCTTGTATTATTTTAACGTAG AGTTTAGGGCCGTCTTTACCAACCGTGGTGCGAGTGGAAGATTTGGTCCAACATCGCTTGGTAGTCATTACGCTTATCAGcatcatgacggacaagttacactgtccagcggtattcaacagtggactgtgccgTACACTGGTGACTACATAATAGAAGCAATGGGAGCAGCTGGAGGGTATGATACAAACCCTAACAGTACTCAGTACCGAGGAAAAGGAGCAAGGATGATTGGAACATTCCGCTTAAACAAGGGTGAAGTTATTCAAATACTTGTCGGTCAAGAAGGAGTATTAAACAAGGTGGGTCATTCTAAtggaggtggtggaggtacatttgtagtaagAGGAGCCAAGACACCTTTGATCATAGCCGGGGGTGGAGGAGGCACAGAATCTGCACATTCAAGACATTCAGGATGTGATGCTAGTACTGGTTCATCGGGAAATCCTGGCTACAAGTCATGGTCAGGGGGGAGCAATGGACATGGTGCACAGACTGCTGATGCTGATAATTCCG GTGGCGGCGGCGGAGGTTTCTACTCCAGTGGCAGAAGTTCAAAGCAGTTTGGGGGTACTATGGGAAAAGGTGGAGAAGGTGGTAAAGGATTTCtccagggaggggtgggaggtagAGCCAGGCATTACAATGCTGTTGGTGGATttggtggaggtggaggtgCTTATGGAACTGGAGGAGGTgcaggaggaggaggaggatactCTGGAGGAAGCAGTGGAAATAACGTGGGTAATTCTTGTGGAGGCGGTGGAGGATCATATAATGCTGGTAAAAATCAACAAAACGAATGTTGCTATCAATCATCTGGCCATGGTCAGGTGATCATAACCTTACTGTAA